Proteins encoded together in one Halothermothrix orenii H 168 window:
- a CDS encoding radical SAM/SPASM domain-containing protein — protein MSQTFITDKMKENLDKYIIFNEDVVDIIFRYPDRVLVYNHDTSGLSRFMGFGLDILYDDSLDILLNNPDKLLGEYKPEFITKYIEYYYFKNWICFSDTPKTEYKIRFLGSKDYYIPGHLAIELTDKCNLACKHCYRDSTKKGKLMDTQKLFSLIDMLTEKGLIIVELTGGEITLHPDFCEIVDYLAQKLDIIALLTNGYEYNQEIIECILRNKDKVMVNVSLDSYDQEFHDNFRGKKGAWERAYNLVKTLASNEVPTRIAMAITPENLFHIEKTILLAKELGIKNFAWDQVSQFGRGSSIDWSKVTPEEYFEYEKQSKYLFKKYYDMLTLIPAKITRQMKVEGLNCGAGWRTFALDPDGNLRLCVNSELDLFKIGNVFEEGMSIFKKELLQEFAKVSMPRYRTCKNCNYFSFCDSCTLKGLIGAKNNKNCVWDGKKLARKVRTRQTINISCLSKKTISK, from the coding sequence ATGTCACAAACTTTTATTACTGATAAAATGAAAGAAAATCTTGATAAATATATTATTTTTAATGAGGACGTAGTTGATATTATCTTTAGATACCCCGACAGGGTTCTAGTTTATAATCATGATACGAGCGGATTGAGTAGATTTATGGGCTTTGGACTTGATATCCTGTATGATGATTCCCTTGACATTCTGTTGAATAATCCCGACAAATTACTTGGAGAATATAAGCCAGAGTTTATTACTAAATACATAGAATACTATTATTTCAAAAACTGGATTTGTTTTAGCGATACCCCTAAAACAGAATATAAAATTAGATTTTTGGGAAGTAAAGATTATTACATACCTGGTCACCTGGCTATAGAACTGACGGATAAATGTAATCTCGCTTGCAAACATTGTTATCGGGATTCAACAAAAAAAGGTAAATTAATGGATACTCAGAAGTTATTTTCATTAATAGATATGCTAACTGAAAAAGGATTAATTATTGTGGAGCTAACAGGGGGTGAAATAACCCTTCATCCTGATTTCTGTGAAATAGTTGATTATTTGGCCCAGAAGCTCGATATAATTGCTTTATTAACAAATGGTTATGAATACAATCAGGAAATAATAGAATGTATTCTAAGAAACAAAGATAAAGTAATGGTTAATGTTAGTCTGGATAGTTATGACCAGGAATTTCATGACAATTTTAGAGGGAAAAAAGGTGCCTGGGAAAGGGCATACAATTTGGTTAAAACACTGGCATCAAATGAAGTTCCAACCAGAATAGCGATGGCTATTACACCAGAGAACTTATTTCATATCGAAAAAACAATATTATTAGCCAAAGAATTAGGGATAAAAAACTTTGCATGGGATCAGGTATCCCAATTTGGTAGAGGAAGTAGTATTGATTGGAGTAAGGTAACACCTGAAGAGTATTTTGAATATGAAAAGCAAAGCAAATATTTGTTTAAAAAATATTATGATATGTTAACCTTGATTCCAGCCAAAATAACCAGACAGATGAAAGTTGAAGGATTAAACTGTGGGGCTGGCTGGAGAACCTTTGCCCTTGACCCTGATGGTAATTTAAGATTATGTGTGAATTCAGAACTTGATTTATTCAAGATTGGGAATGTATTTGAAGAAGGTATGAGCATTTTTAAAAAAGAACTGTTACAAGAGTTTGCAAAAGTCTCTATGCCCAGGTATAGAACTTGTAAAAATTGTAATTATTTTAGTTTTTGCGATAGCTGTACACTTAAGGGTTTAATAGGTGCTAAGAATAATAAAAACTGTGTCTGGGATGGGAAGAAGCTAGCCAGAAAAGTCAGGACAAGGCAGACTATAAATATTAGTTGCCTTAGTAAAAAGACTATTTCAAAATAA
- a CDS encoding radical SAM protein — protein sequence MIKESLSTVTLNVTSKCNYNCSYCASCNKEDLLELKDIKMIIDNTVKLKTQYLILSGGEPTLRNDYQDIIDYANKNGLITVLFSNGSQIDNVAADYIKENINIVRFTLDSTKEEKYDKIKGRGTFANLIKTIDMFNDKKIPVNLNIPVNYDNIEEIEDIILFSIDKGIQTLRFAPIIPSADKHIYKTLLTSIFENIIKYEPFFAFPDFKPVGSRDTFINAVSNIDCPGGIISININSNGEVTVCSFFDEVTEGNLKEEDLFDIWFNNYEKNLNQKCKVIDVDIGELLSEVLTDKMWGYSAVRKAISFWYTEIAGKEKMCYRGFPFWQLYFSRKPGE from the coding sequence TTGATCAAGGAAAGTCTTTCTACGGTTACATTGAATGTAACTAGTAAGTGTAATTATAATTGTAGTTATTGTGCTTCATGTAACAAAGAGGATTTACTTGAATTAAAAGATATAAAGATGATTATTGACAATACAGTTAAGTTAAAAACTCAATATCTTATACTTTCTGGGGGAGAACCAACTTTACGAAATGACTATCAAGATATTATTGACTATGCAAATAAAAACGGGTTAATTACTGTTTTGTTTAGTAATGGTAGTCAAATTGACAATGTGGCAGCTGATTATATAAAAGAAAATATTAATATAGTTAGATTTACCCTGGATAGTACAAAAGAAGAAAAATATGATAAAATTAAAGGCAGGGGAACATTTGCTAATTTAATAAAAACAATAGATATGTTTAATGATAAGAAAATACCTGTTAATTTAAATATTCCAGTAAATTATGATAACATTGAGGAAATTGAAGACATTATCTTGTTTTCCATAGATAAGGGTATCCAGACCCTCAGGTTTGCCCCAATTATTCCTTCTGCCGATAAACATATTTATAAAACTTTATTAACCAGTATTTTCGAGAATATAATTAAGTACGAACCATTTTTTGCTTTCCCTGATTTTAAACCAGTTGGTAGCCGGGATACATTTATTAATGCGGTTTCCAATATAGACTGTCCAGGAGGTATAATATCAATTAATATTAATTCAAATGGAGAAGTGACAGTATGTTCATTTTTTGATGAAGTAACAGAAGGAAATTTGAAGGAAGAAGATTTATTTGACATCTGGTTTAATAATTATGAAAAAAATTTAAATCAAAAATGTAAAGTTATCGATGTTGATATTGGCGAATTGTTGTCAGAAGTCTTGACAGATAAAATGTGGGGTTATTCAGCTGTCAGGAAAGCAATAAGTTTTTGGTATACTGAAATTGCCGGTAAAGAAAAAATGTGTTATCGCGGTTTTCCATTCTGGCAGTTATATTTTTCACGGAAGCCGGGTGAGTAG
- a CDS encoding ABC transporter ATP-binding protein, translated as MANIIEIKNLKKIINNKLILKGVSLNIPQGSIFGLIGPNGAGKTTLIRHLLGLYKPTEGQILIMSNSERHIKNKIGFMLHATGLYPVLTCYQNLDLYATIYNLNNSEKKINNILKTVGLLNRKNDRVAELSKGMKQKLVLARALLHEPEILILDEPTVGLEIEMKVWFRNFIKTFVDDKLRTVIISSHELSELEKICTHVAIIRDGMIVKQYRKNELPTDVSLEDLYLKSGGEMS; from the coding sequence ATGGCCAATATAATAGAGATAAAAAATTTGAAAAAAATAATTAATAACAAATTGATCCTTAAAGGTGTTTCGTTAAACATTCCCCAGGGGAGTATTTTTGGGTTGATTGGGCCAAACGGGGCCGGTAAAACAACCTTAATTAGACATCTTCTAGGTTTGTATAAACCTACAGAAGGTCAAATTTTAATTATGTCAAACAGTGAAAGACATATTAAAAATAAGATTGGGTTCATGCTTCATGCAACGGGGCTTTATCCAGTTCTAACCTGTTATCAGAATCTGGACCTATATGCTACAATTTATAATTTAAATAATTCCGAAAAGAAGATTAATAATATCTTAAAAACTGTAGGACTTTTAAATCGTAAAAATGACCGGGTTGCTGAGCTTTCAAAGGGAATGAAGCAAAAACTTGTTTTAGCCAGAGCTTTATTACATGAGCCTGAGATATTAATACTGGATGAGCCTACCGTGGGATTAGAAATTGAGATGAAAGTTTGGTTTAGAAATTTTATTAAGACTTTTGTTGATGATAAATTACGTACAGTAATAATTTCTTCACATGAATTATCAGAATTAGAGAAAATATGTACTCATGTTGCTATAATAAGGGATGGGATGATTGTCAAACAATATAGAAAAAATGAATTACCAACAGATGTCTCCCTTGAAGATCTTTATTTGAAGTCTGGTGGTGAAATGTCTTGA